The Gemmata palustris genome includes a region encoding these proteins:
- a CDS encoding DUF1559 domain-containing protein, whose amino-acid sequence MCRGNRRAFTLIELLVVIAIIAILIGLLLPAVQKVREAAARMKCSNNLKQLSLAFHNYESAQGGLPPSQFSPPFTGWGSITLPYIEQGNVAAIYKSELDFYAPENQTAVNTRLDTHICPSTPSSDRLLKPIGNVSFTDRTGQAGDYYVPRSYKTSASATEEAVGAISYLKDVRTKFLEVTDGTSNTMLLYESAGMPVTYRKRAPVACANTTNPANCNRHWFAAWSSFHSSRIYSWTFDGVNSGGPCVVNCTNDLAYGIYSFHTGGANFGLCDGSVRFVSENVTPDVIKSFVSRAGGEVFNLD is encoded by the coding sequence ATGTGCCGCGGGAATCGTCGCGCCTTTACGCTCATTGAATTGCTCGTTGTGATCGCGATCATTGCGATCTTGATCGGATTGCTGTTGCCCGCAGTACAGAAGGTGCGTGAAGCTGCGGCCCGGATGAAGTGCTCCAATAACCTCAAACAACTGTCACTCGCATTCCACAACTACGAGAGCGCTCAGGGCGGGCTCCCTCCGTCCCAATTTAGCCCGCCGTTCACCGGGTGGGGGAGCATCACCTTGCCGTACATCGAGCAGGGGAACGTGGCCGCCATCTACAAATCTGAACTCGACTTCTACGCGCCCGAAAATCAGACCGCGGTCAACACGCGGCTCGATACCCACATCTGCCCCTCAACGCCCTCGTCGGATCGCCTCTTGAAGCCCATCGGCAACGTTTCGTTCACAGACCGCACCGGTCAGGCGGGCGATTACTACGTCCCGCGGTCCTATAAGACTTCGGCCTCCGCGACCGAAGAAGCGGTCGGCGCGATCAGCTACCTGAAGGACGTGCGGACCAAGTTCCTGGAGGTCACCGACGGGACGTCCAACACCATGCTCCTGTACGAGAGCGCCGGGATGCCCGTCACCTATCGCAAACGGGCGCCAGTGGCGTGCGCCAACACCACCAACCCGGCCAACTGCAACCGCCACTGGTTCGCCGCGTGGTCGTCGTTCCACAGCAGTCGGATCTACTCGTGGACGTTCGACGGGGTGAACAGCGGTGGGCCGTGCGTTGTGAACTGCACCAACGATTTGGCTTACGGGATCTACTCGTTCCACACTGGCGGGGCGAACTTCGGGCTGTGCGACGGGTCGGTCCGGTTCGTGTCCGAGAACGTGACCCCGGACGTGATTAAGTCGTTCGTGAGTCGGGCCGGCGGAGAGGTGTTCAACCTGGATTAA